The Methylomagnum ishizawai genome has a window encoding:
- the ispD gene encoding 2-C-methyl-D-erythritol 4-phosphate cytidylyltransferase encodes MISNNAPRFWAVVPAAGVGKRMGADVPKQYLEVLGKPVLQHTLERLLSVEAFSGIAVALGHDDGYWPDLPCATHPKIRRAPGGKERADSVLSGLRSLENEADPDDWVLVHDAARPCLARTDVEKLMATLKDDPVGGILGLPVSDTLKSVEAGHITGTVDRGRVWRALTPQMFRYGLLRGALEAAAQNGWVVTDEASAIELKGLRPKLVEGRPDNLKITRPEDLPLAVFYMVSILSQEPGDAQLINPSENRE; translated from the coding sequence ATGATTTCAAATAACGCCCCCCGTTTCTGGGCCGTCGTCCCCGCCGCCGGTGTCGGCAAGCGCATGGGCGCGGATGTGCCCAAGCAATATCTCGAAGTCCTGGGCAAGCCCGTCCTGCAACACACCCTGGAACGGCTATTGAGCGTCGAGGCTTTTTCCGGCATCGCGGTCGCACTGGGCCACGACGACGGCTATTGGCCCGACCTCCCCTGCGCCACCCACCCCAAAATCCGCCGCGCCCCCGGCGGCAAGGAACGCGCCGACTCGGTGCTGTCGGGACTCCGTAGCTTGGAAAACGAGGCCGATCCCGATGATTGGGTCTTGGTCCACGACGCCGCCCGGCCCTGCCTCGCCCGAACCGATGTGGAAAAGCTGATGGCGACGCTCAAGGACGACCCCGTCGGCGGCATCCTAGGGCTGCCGGTCAGCGACACCCTGAAAAGCGTGGAGGCGGGCCATATCACCGGCACCGTGGACCGCGGCCGGGTCTGGCGGGCGCTGACCCCGCAGATGTTCCGCTACGGGCTGTTACGCGGGGCATTGGAAGCAGCGGCGCAAAACGGCTGGGTCGTCACCGACGAAGCCAGCGCCATCGAACTCAAGGGCTTGCGTCCCAAGCTGGTCGAGGGACGGCCCGACAACCTCAAAATCACCCGGCCCGAGGATTTGCCCCTGGCCGTTTTTTACATGGTTTCAATCCTCTCCCAGGAACCGGGAGACGCCCAGCTTATCAACCCATCCGAAAACCGGGAATAA
- the ftsB gene encoding cell division protein FtsB, with protein MKKLIIFLLVLVALLQWRLWFGDGGIYELHELQARIEQLKEEGDKLHERNAALEADVKDLKEGTDAIEERARQELGMVKEGETFVQVFEKPHPLPPPEKTTPAHGPAKPKH; from the coding sequence ATGAAAAAGCTCATCATTTTTCTGCTGGTGCTGGTCGCCTTGCTGCAATGGCGTTTGTGGTTCGGCGATGGCGGCATCTACGAATTGCATGAACTGCAAGCCCGTATCGAGCAGCTCAAGGAGGAAGGCGACAAGCTCCACGAGCGCAACGCCGCCCTCGAAGCCGATGTGAAGGATTTGAAGGAAGGCACCGACGCCATCGAGGAACGCGCCCGCCAGGAATTGGGCATGGTCAAGGAGGGCGAGACCTTCGTGCAGGTGTTCGAGAAGCCGCATCCCTTGCCGCCGCCGGAGAAAACCACCCCGGCCCATGGCCCGGCAAAACCGAAGCATTGA
- the eno gene encoding phosphopyruvate hydratase: MSKIVEVKALEVLDSRGNPTVAVDVVLESGAIGTSMVPSGASTGSREAIELRDGDKARYLGKGVTKAVANVNGELRTAVLGLDAADQAGLDAKMIEADGTDNKGRLGANALLGVSLASARAAATEAGKPLYAHLHQGGEFVLPVPMMNIINGGAHADNSVDMQEFMILPVGAPNFREAIRYGAEVFHALKKVLGQRGLATGVGDEGGFAPDLPSNEAAIEVILEAIGNAGYTAGKDIFLGLDCAASEFYKDGVYDLESEGKKYSSGEFADFFASWVDKYPIISIEDGLDESDWAGWKVLTEKLGSRIQLVGDDLFVTNPKILKEGIDKGIANSILIKVNQIGTLTETLEAIAMAQAAGYTTVMSHRSGETEDSTIADLAVAASTGQIKTGSLSRSDRIAKYNRLLKIEAELGDKAVYAGKSAFKRAF; encoded by the coding sequence ATGAGCAAAATCGTAGAAGTGAAAGCCCTCGAAGTCCTCGACTCCCGCGGCAACCCGACCGTGGCCGTGGATGTCGTCCTGGAATCCGGTGCCATCGGTACCTCCATGGTGCCGTCCGGCGCCTCCACCGGCTCCCGCGAAGCCATCGAACTGCGCGACGGCGACAAGGCCCGCTACCTGGGCAAGGGCGTCACCAAGGCGGTCGCCAACGTCAACGGCGAACTGCGTACAGCCGTGCTGGGCCTCGACGCCGCCGACCAGGCCGGCCTCGACGCCAAGATGATCGAAGCCGACGGCACCGACAACAAGGGCCGCTTGGGGGCCAACGCCCTGCTCGGCGTGTCCCTGGCCTCGGCCCGCGCCGCCGCCACCGAAGCCGGTAAGCCGCTGTACGCCCATTTGCACCAGGGCGGCGAGTTCGTCCTGCCGGTGCCGATGATGAACATCATCAACGGCGGTGCCCATGCCGATAACAGCGTGGACATGCAGGAATTCATGATCCTGCCCGTGGGCGCTCCCAACTTCCGCGAAGCCATCCGCTACGGCGCGGAAGTGTTCCACGCCCTCAAAAAGGTGCTGGGCCAGCGCGGCCTCGCCACCGGTGTGGGCGACGAGGGCGGTTTCGCCCCCGACCTGCCCTCCAACGAAGCCGCCATCGAAGTCATCCTGGAAGCCATCGGCAACGCGGGCTATACCGCGGGCAAGGATATCTTCCTAGGGCTAGACTGCGCCGCTTCCGAGTTCTACAAGGACGGCGTCTACGACCTCGAATCCGAAGGCAAGAAATACTCCTCCGGCGAATTCGCCGACTTCTTCGCCTCCTGGGTCGATAAGTACCCGATCATCAGCATCGAGGACGGCCTGGACGAAAGCGATTGGGCGGGCTGGAAAGTCCTCACCGAGAAACTGGGCTCGCGCATCCAGTTGGTGGGCGACGATTTGTTCGTGACCAACCCGAAAATCCTCAAGGAAGGCATCGACAAGGGCATCGCCAACTCCATCCTCATCAAGGTCAACCAGATCGGCACCTTGACCGAGACCCTGGAAGCCATCGCCATGGCGCAGGCGGCGGGCTACACCACCGTGATGTCGCACCGCTCCGGCGAAACCGAGGACAGCACCATCGCCGATTTGGCCGTCGCCGCCTCCACCGGCCAGATCAAGACCGGCTCCCTGAGCCGTTCCGACCGCATCGCCAAGTACAACCGCCTGCTGAAGATCGAGGCGGAACTGGGCGACAAGGCCGTCTACGCCGGCAAGAGCGCGTTCAAGCGGGCGTTCTAA
- a CDS encoding class I SAM-dependent methyltransferase — protein MSSTQTLLDGDSATAGIRRTLAFFLYEHNRISAFKAAELGGIAPRELADPDTESGIPAYADDPRVEGELLAVLRRILAQPLKETPLLPSQEEAVAIANTAKSDRAIYDQMAEKEAAHWGRVLPNKQQQQQENLNVLDEERRAGFHLGLNRHAVNFMPWVQSQGLTFDHALSLGCGAGRLEREWLNKGIVRSFHGVDIAEDALASARAMAAEEGLACTYSQGDLNFVELPADTYDLIVASTSLHHCLFLEDVADRMKTALKPGGLVWLNDFIGDSQFQYPDRLIELTTALLKTIPQQYTYNRLQQKQIQPPKRPKLPLKSPFESIRSQEIPKVFLERFEVVEKSETHSFIRYIAPVGCLCKYLESKAGTALYDLLMTLDEFFIEQGSMAPTAGHYILKKP, from the coding sequence ATGTCTAGTACGCAAACCTTATTGGATGGCGACAGTGCAACCGCCGGGATAAGGCGAACCCTGGCCTTTTTCCTGTACGAACATAACCGTATCTCCGCCTTCAAGGCCGCGGAACTCGGCGGCATCGCCCCCCGCGAACTCGCCGATCCCGACACCGAATCCGGGATACCCGCCTACGCGGACGATCCACGGGTGGAAGGGGAGCTTTTGGCGGTATTGCGCCGGATACTGGCCCAACCCCTCAAGGAAACCCCCCTCCTGCCCTCCCAAGAGGAAGCCGTCGCCATCGCCAATACCGCCAAAAGCGACCGGGCCATCTATGACCAGATGGCCGAGAAAGAAGCGGCCCATTGGGGGAGGGTATTGCCCAACAAGCAGCAGCAGCAACAGGAAAACCTGAACGTCCTGGACGAAGAAAGAAGGGCGGGCTTCCATCTCGGCCTGAACCGGCATGCGGTCAACTTCATGCCCTGGGTCCAAAGCCAAGGCCTGACCTTCGACCACGCGCTGTCCCTGGGTTGCGGAGCCGGGCGGTTGGAACGGGAGTGGTTGAACAAGGGGATCGTGCGCAGCTTCCACGGCGTCGATATCGCCGAGGACGCGCTCGCCAGCGCACGGGCGATGGCGGCCGAGGAAGGTCTGGCCTGCACTTATTCGCAAGGGGATTTGAACTTCGTGGAACTCCCCGCCGACACCTACGACTTGATCGTCGCCTCGACCTCCCTGCATCATTGCCTGTTTCTGGAGGATGTCGCCGACCGGATGAAGACAGCTTTGAAACCCGGCGGGCTGGTCTGGCTCAACGACTTCATCGGCGACTCGCAATTCCAGTATCCCGACAGGCTGATCGAACTGACCACCGCCCTGCTCAAAACCATCCCGCAGCAATATACCTATAACCGCCTGCAACAAAAGCAAATACAGCCCCCCAAACGCCCCAAACTGCCACTGAAATCGCCTTTCGAATCCATACGGTCACAAGAAATACCCAAGGTTTTCCTGGAGCGGTTCGAGGTCGTGGAAAAGAGCGAGACCCATAGCTTTATCCGTTATATCGCCCCGGTCGGCTGTTTGTGCAAATACCTAGAATCGAAAGCGGGGACGGCGCTGTACGACTTATTGATGACCCTGGATGAATTCTTCATAGAACAGGGTTCGATGGCACCGACCGCGGGGCATTACATCCTCAAGAAACCTTGA
- the kdsA gene encoding 3-deoxy-8-phosphooctulonate synthase translates to MRLCGFDTDLHRPFFLIAGPCVIESEQLALDTAGTLKELTQELGLPFIYKSSFDKANRSSHESFRGLGMEAGLRILEKVRQTIGVPVLTDVHEDTPLAEVACVVDVLQTPAFLCRQTNFIQAVASLGKPVNIKKGQFLAPWDMKNVADKAKATGNEQIMVCERGVSFGYNNLVSDMRSVVVMRDTGCPVVFDATHSVQLPGGQGSCSGGQREFVPALAKAAVAVGVAGLFMETHPEPERALSDGPNAWPLAKMRGLLEVLMTLDRAVKESGFL, encoded by the coding sequence ATGCGACTCTGCGGCTTCGACACCGACCTCCACCGCCCTTTTTTCCTGATCGCCGGTCCCTGCGTGATCGAGAGCGAACAACTCGCCCTCGACACCGCCGGCACCCTCAAGGAACTCACCCAGGAACTCGGCCTGCCCTTCATCTACAAATCCTCCTTCGACAAGGCCAACCGCTCCTCCCACGAGAGTTTCCGCGGCTTGGGGATGGAAGCGGGCCTACGGATTCTGGAGAAGGTCCGGCAAACCATCGGCGTGCCGGTGCTGACCGATGTCCACGAGGACACGCCCCTGGCCGAAGTCGCCTGCGTGGTCGACGTGCTGCAAACCCCGGCCTTCCTGTGCCGCCAGACCAATTTCATCCAGGCGGTCGCGAGCCTTGGGAAGCCGGTGAACATCAAGAAGGGCCAGTTCCTCGCGCCCTGGGACATGAAAAACGTCGCCGACAAGGCCAAAGCCACCGGCAACGAGCAAATCATGGTCTGCGAACGGGGGGTGTCCTTCGGCTATAACAACCTGGTGTCGGACATGCGCTCCGTGGTGGTGATGCGCGACACCGGCTGTCCCGTGGTGTTCGACGCCACCCATTCGGTGCAATTGCCGGGCGGGCAGGGTTCGTGTTCCGGCGGGCAGCGCGAGTTCGTCCCGGCCCTGGCGAAAGCCGCCGTGGCGGTGGGGGTCGCGGGACTCTTCATGGAAACCCACCCCGAGCCGGAGCGGGCTTTGAGCGATGGGCCGAATGCCTGGCCCTTGGCCAAGATGCGGGGTTTGTTGGAAGTATTGATGACTTTGGACCGGGCGGTCAAAGAAAGTGGTTTCCTATAA
- a CDS encoding CTP synthase — MTKYIFITGGVVSSLGKGIAASSLAAILEARGLKVTMTKLDPYINVDPGTMSPFQHGEVFVTEDGAETDLDLGHYERFLRTTMGKVNNWTTGQIYENVIRKERRGEYLGATVQVIPHVTDEIKRVIRLSAEGYDVAMIEIGGTVGDIESQPFLEAIRQLRVELGEDRCLFIHLTLVPYIAGAGELKTKPTQHSVKELRTIGIQPDVLICRSDRLVPQSERKKIALFTNVNEDAVISAVDADTIYRIPLSLHQQGLDDIVVKKLKLEAHPADLSEWQAVLDGLKNPAGAVVIAMVGKYVNHSDAYKSLTEALIHAGIHTKTKVNIRFIESEEIEDKGTGALEGVDAILVPGGFGERGIEGKISAVKYAREHKIPYLGICLGMQVAVIEFARDVAGLEGAHSTEFLPKTPHPVIALITEWQDDSGQIEQRGPDCDLGGSMRLGGQKCRLVTGSLAHRVYGKDVITERHRHRYEFNNNYLKALEHAGMRVCGKSLDGRLVEAIEIPDHPWFLACQFHPEFTSTPRGGHALFTGFVRAAGEYHKASPAADC; from the coding sequence ATGACCAAGTACATTTTCATTACCGGCGGTGTCGTTTCCTCGCTCGGCAAAGGCATCGCCGCGTCGTCCCTGGCCGCCATCCTCGAGGCCCGCGGCCTCAAGGTGACGATGACCAAGCTCGACCCCTATATCAACGTCGATCCCGGCACCATGAGCCCGTTCCAGCACGGCGAGGTGTTCGTCACCGAGGACGGGGCCGAAACCGACCTCGACCTCGGCCATTACGAGCGCTTCCTGCGCACCACCATGGGCAAGGTCAACAACTGGACCACCGGCCAAATCTACGAGAACGTGATCCGCAAGGAGCGCCGCGGCGAATATCTCGGCGCGACCGTGCAGGTCATCCCCCATGTCACCGACGAGATCAAGCGGGTGATCCGCCTGAGCGCCGAGGGCTACGATGTCGCCATGATCGAAATCGGCGGTACCGTGGGCGATATCGAATCCCAGCCCTTCCTCGAAGCCATCCGCCAGTTGCGGGTGGAATTGGGCGAGGATCGGTGCCTGTTCATCCACCTGACCCTGGTGCCCTATATCGCCGGGGCGGGCGAACTCAAGACCAAGCCGACCCAGCACTCGGTGAAGGAACTCCGCACCATCGGCATCCAGCCCGACGTGTTGATCTGCCGCTCCGACCGCCTGGTGCCGCAATCCGAGCGCAAGAAGATCGCCCTGTTCACCAATGTCAACGAGGACGCGGTCATCTCCGCCGTGGACGCCGACACCATCTACCGCATCCCGCTCTCGCTGCACCAGCAAGGGCTGGACGATATCGTGGTGAAAAAGCTCAAGCTGGAAGCCCATCCCGCCGATTTGTCGGAATGGCAGGCGGTGCTGGACGGCCTCAAGAATCCGGCGGGCGCGGTCGTCATCGCCATGGTCGGCAAATACGTCAACCATTCCGACGCCTACAAATCCCTGACCGAAGCCCTGATCCACGCCGGCATCCACACCAAGACCAAGGTCAACATCCGCTTCATCGAATCGGAAGAGATCGAGGACAAGGGGACCGGCGCCTTGGAAGGCGTGGACGCCATCCTGGTGCCTGGCGGCTTCGGCGAGCGCGGCATCGAAGGCAAAATATCGGCGGTCAAATACGCCCGCGAACACAAAATCCCCTACCTCGGCATCTGCCTGGGGATGCAGGTCGCGGTGATCGAATTCGCCCGCGACGTGGCCGGTTTGGAAGGGGCGCACAGCACCGAATTCCTGCCCAAGACCCCGCATCCCGTGATCGCCCTCATCACCGAATGGCAGGACGATTCCGGCCAGATCGAACAGCGCGGACCCGATTGCGACCTGGGCGGCAGTATGCGGCTGGGCGGGCAGAAATGCCGCTTGGTCACGGGCAGCCTGGCCCACCGGGTCTATGGCAAGGATGTCATCACCGAGCGCCACCGCCACCGCTACGAATTCAACAACAACTACCTCAAGGCGCTGGAACACGCCGGGATGCGGGTCTGCGGCAAATCCCTGGACGGGCGCTTGGTCGAGGCCATCGAAATCCCCGACCACCCCTGGTTCCTGGCCTGCCAATTCCACCCGGAATTCACCTCCACCCCGCGCGGGGGCCACGCCTTGTTCACCGGCTTCGTCCGCGCCGCGGGCGAATACCACAAGGCCAGCCCCGCGGCGGACTGCTGA
- a CDS encoding DUF4156 domain-containing protein: protein MGRTRRFGTLAGAVLLGIMAGCAWVDLKPQGEKVRVLSKSEVGRCKPLGQVTANTTATLGFIARGKSVVQEEVYRLARNNAGGMGGDTIVAKGPLLEGEQSFDVYRCINP, encoded by the coding sequence ATGGGCAGGACAAGGCGATTCGGGACGTTGGCGGGCGCGGTGTTGCTGGGCATCATGGCGGGTTGCGCCTGGGTCGATCTCAAGCCGCAGGGCGAGAAGGTCCGGGTGCTGTCGAAGTCGGAAGTAGGGCGCTGCAAGCCGCTGGGCCAGGTCACGGCCAATACCACGGCGACCCTCGGTTTCATCGCCCGCGGCAAATCCGTGGTCCAGGAAGAGGTGTACCGGCTGGCCCGCAACAACGCGGGCGGCATGGGCGGCGATACCATCGTCGCCAAGGGGCCGCTGCTGGAAGGCGAGCAGTCGTTCGATGTCTATCGCTGCATCAATCCGTAG
- the tilS gene encoding tRNA lysidine(34) synthetase TilS, translating to MNPSAARLRANLARHPPSPHYWIAYSGGLDSRVLLRLCAELARARQDFRCTAVHVHHGLQTAAEHWAEQCRTTCEAEGVAFRLLRVDARPRPGQSPEEAARAARYQALAALMGTGDALLTAQHRDDQAETLLLQLLRGAGLPGLAAMPERAAFGPGFLLRPLLEHGRAELRGYAEALKLDWVEDPSNRDLGYDRNFIRHRILPALAERWPAVNATLSRSAQHCAEAQATLAALARDLCHAALNPERETLYVDRLLDYTAADRRLVLREWIGSQGFRMPSARVLGQVLDCALNAHPERSPAVRWREGEIRRYRNELYLLPPAGPFDSQAVIAWNGPAPLVLPDGNGELIALPTDGPGIAPGLWRTAAISVRYRQGGETCRPLGRAGARELKKLFQEAGIPPWVRERTPLVYMDGRLAAVGKWWICQEFAGDGTGRNIAIEWHALPRPAQALPRNPATD from the coding sequence ATGAACCCCTCCGCCGCCCGCTTGCGGGCCAATCTCGCCCGCCATCCGCCCTCCCCCCATTATTGGATCGCCTATAGCGGCGGGCTAGACTCGCGGGTATTGCTGCGCCTGTGCGCCGAATTGGCCCGCGCCCGCCAGGATTTCCGCTGTACCGCCGTCCATGTCCATCATGGTCTGCAAACCGCCGCCGAACACTGGGCCGAACAGTGCCGGACCACCTGCGAGGCCGAGGGCGTGGCGTTCCGTTTGCTGCGGGTCGATGCCCGGCCCCGCCCCGGCCAAAGCCCCGAGGAAGCCGCCCGCGCCGCCCGTTATCAAGCCCTGGCAGCGCTGATGGGGACGGGCGATGCCTTGCTCACCGCCCAGCATCGGGACGACCAGGCCGAGACCTTGCTGCTGCAATTGCTGCGCGGCGCGGGACTGCCGGGTTTGGCGGCGATGCCGGAGCGGGCGGCGTTCGGCCCCGGTTTCCTGCTGCGGCCCTTGCTGGAGCATGGCCGCGCCGAACTGCGGGGCTATGCCGAGGCGCTCAAACTCGATTGGGTGGAAGACCCCAGCAACCGCGATCTGGGCTACGACCGCAATTTCATCCGCCACCGTATCCTGCCCGCGTTGGCCGAACGCTGGCCCGCCGTCAACGCCACCCTCAGCCGCTCCGCCCAACACTGCGCCGAGGCCCAGGCCACCCTGGCGGCGCTGGCCCGCGACCTCTGCCACGCGGCGCTGAACCCGGAGCGGGAAACGCTGTATGTGGACCGTTTATTGGATTACACGGCGGCGGACCGGCGCCTGGTCCTGCGCGAATGGATCGGGTCCCAGGGCTTCCGTATGCCCTCGGCCCGCGTGTTGGGACAGGTATTGGATTGCGCCCTCAACGCCCACCCCGAGCGCAGTCCCGCCGTACGCTGGCGCGAAGGGGAAATCCGCCGCTACCGCAACGAATTGTATTTGCTGCCGCCCGCGGGGCCGTTCGACAGCCAGGCCGTCATCGCCTGGAACGGCCCCGCGCCCCTGGTCCTGCCGGACGGCAACGGCGAACTCATCGCCCTACCCACGGACGGACCCGGCATCGCGCCCGGATTGTGGCGGACGGCAGCCATCAGCGTGCGCTACCGGCAAGGCGGCGAAACCTGCCGCCCCCTGGGCCGGGCCGGTGCGCGGGAACTCAAGAAATTATTCCAGGAGGCCGGGATTCCGCCCTGGGTGCGGGAGCGGACGCCCTTGGTCTATATGGATGGACGGCTGGCGGCGGTGGGGAAATGGTGGATTTGCCAGGAGTTCGCGGGGGACGGGACGGGGCGGAATATCGCGATCGAATGGCATGCCTTGCCCCGGCCCGCCCAGGCCCTGCCGCGAAACCCCGCTACGGATTGA
- the accA gene encoding acetyl-CoA carboxylase carboxyl transferase subunit alpha, translating to MDLKFLDFEQPIAELEAKIGELKRVGFDNEINISEEIARLEEKSRKLTESVFSSLTAWQISQISRHPQRLYTLDYLELIFGDFHELHGDRAYADDPAIVGGLTKLDGLPVMVIGHQKGRDTKEKIHRNFGMPRPEGYRKALRLMRLAERFHLPILCFIDTPGAYPGIGAEERGQSEAIARNLFEMATLRTPILCTVVGEGGSGGALAIGVGDRLLMLQYSTYSVISPEGCASILWKSADKAELAAEAMGITSERLRELKLIDEIVPEPLGGAHRDRQQAANNLKAAIKRHLEELLRTPMEGLLERRYARLMSYGVYEEANA from the coding sequence ATGGACCTGAAATTCCTCGATTTCGAACAGCCCATCGCCGAACTCGAAGCCAAGATCGGCGAGCTCAAACGGGTCGGTTTCGACAACGAAATCAACATCAGCGAAGAAATCGCCCGCCTCGAAGAGAAGAGCCGCAAGCTCACCGAATCGGTGTTTTCCTCCCTGACCGCCTGGCAGATTTCGCAAATCTCCCGCCATCCGCAACGGCTCTATACTCTGGACTACTTGGAACTGATCTTCGGGGACTTCCACGAACTGCATGGCGACCGCGCCTATGCCGACGATCCGGCCATCGTCGGCGGCCTGACCAAGCTCGACGGCCTGCCGGTCATGGTGATCGGCCATCAGAAGGGCCGCGACACCAAGGAAAAAATCCACCGCAACTTCGGGATGCCGCGCCCGGAAGGCTACCGCAAGGCGCTGCGCCTGATGCGCCTGGCCGAGCGCTTCCACCTGCCCATCCTCTGCTTCATCGACACGCCCGGCGCCTACCCCGGCATCGGCGCGGAAGAACGCGGCCAGAGCGAAGCCATCGCCCGCAACCTGTTCGAGATGGCGACCCTGCGCACCCCGATCCTCTGCACCGTGGTCGGCGAGGGCGGTTCGGGCGGGGCGCTGGCCATCGGCGTGGGCGATAGGCTCTTGATGCTGCAATACAGCACCTATTCGGTGATTTCGCCGGAGGGCTGCGCCTCGATCCTGTGGAAGAGCGCCGACAAGGCCGAACTCGCCGCCGAGGCCATGGGCATCACCTCCGAACGCCTGAGGGAACTCAAGCTGATCGACGAGATCGTGCCCGAACCCCTGGGCGGCGCCCACCGCGACCGCCAGCAAGCCGCCAACAACCTGAAGGCGGCGATCAAGCGCCACCTGGAGGAACTGCTCCGCACCCCCATGGAGGGATTGCTGGAACGGCGCTATGCCCGCTTGATGAGCTATGGCGTCTACGAAGAAGCCAATGCCTGA
- a CDS encoding dienelactone hydrolase family protein, translating into MAIQTRTVDYVHADTALEGFFAYDDRRAQPLPSVLIAHAWAGRDDFVCDKARKLAELGYAAFALDMYGKGVLGSGPEENAQLMQPFMQDRALLQSRIAAALDSLRLQPEVDGRRVAAMGFCFGGLCVLDLARTGADLRGVASFHGLFIPPGNTGNNKIKAKVLALHGFDDPMVKPEQLVALGHELTAAGADWQIHAYGHTVHAFTNPKANDPGFGTVYQETADRRSWESLKDFLAEVLK; encoded by the coding sequence ATGGCGATCCAAACCCGCACCGTCGATTACGTCCACGCCGACACCGCGCTCGAAGGCTTTTTCGCCTACGACGACCGCCGCGCCCAACCCTTGCCCTCCGTGCTGATCGCCCATGCCTGGGCGGGCCGCGACGATTTCGTCTGCGACAAGGCCCGGAAACTGGCCGAACTCGGCTACGCCGCCTTCGCCCTCGACATGTACGGCAAGGGCGTCCTGGGCTCGGGACCGGAAGAGAACGCCCAGCTCATGCAGCCCTTCATGCAAGACCGCGCCTTGTTGCAAAGCCGGATCGCCGCCGCCCTCGACAGCTTGCGCCTGCAACCCGAGGTCGATGGCCGCCGCGTCGCCGCCATGGGTTTTTGCTTCGGCGGCTTGTGCGTGCTGGACTTGGCGCGGACCGGGGCCGACCTGCGCGGCGTGGCGAGCTTCCATGGCCTGTTCATCCCGCCCGGCAACACCGGGAACAACAAGATCAAGGCCAAGGTGCTGGCCCTGCACGGCTTCGACGATCCCATGGTCAAGCCGGAACAACTGGTGGCCCTGGGCCACGAACTCACCGCTGCCGGGGCCGATTGGCAAATCCACGCCTATGGCCACACCGTCCACGCCTTCACCAACCCCAAGGCCAACGACCCCGGTTTCGGCACGGTCTACCAGGAAACCGCCGACCGCCGCTCCTGGGAAAGCCTCAAGGATTTCCTGGCCGAAGTGTTAAAATAA
- a CDS encoding PEP-CTERM sorting domain-containing protein (PEP-CTERM proteins occur, often in large numbers, in the proteomes of bacteria that also encode an exosortase, a predicted intramembrane cysteine proteinase. The presence of a PEP-CTERM domain at a protein's C-terminus predicts cleavage within the sorting domain, followed by covalent anchoring to some some component of the (usually Gram-negative) cell surface. Many PEP-CTERM proteins exhibit an unusual sequence composition that includes large numbers of potential glycosylation sites. Expression of one such protein has been shown restore the ability of a bacterium to form floc, a type of biofilm.), with amino-acid sequence MQKTTLAAALGLLLAVSSPVSHAYSFVVSSQTLMGIDDLVTTSGHHYDVSFGDGSPSTLWPSNQFDFSTPTEAGLANTALRSALLASGFTSANLPNGINGIATTYTQTISIIFPVLDLGGGFFSIPGLLISSANIGNPFPNFFIIAQSTFLNNYSAAGNTTWAKFTEVAAVPEPASAWLMIAGATGLWSRKARPPRRKSAAA; translated from the coding sequence ATGCAAAAAACCACCCTTGCAGCGGCGCTGGGCCTATTGTTGGCGGTCAGCAGCCCTGTTTCCCATGCCTATAGCTTTGTGGTTTCCAGCCAAACCCTGATGGGCATCGACGATTTGGTGACGACCAGCGGCCATCATTACGATGTGTCCTTCGGGGATGGTTCGCCATCGACCCTCTGGCCCAGCAACCAGTTCGACTTTAGCACCCCCACGGAAGCGGGCCTTGCAAACACCGCCCTTCGTTCGGCGCTCCTGGCCTCCGGCTTCACTTCCGCAAACCTTCCCAACGGTATCAACGGCATTGCCACCACCTATACCCAGACTATAAGCATCATCTTTCCGGTTCTCGATCTTGGTGGCGGCTTTTTCAGCATTCCTGGCTTATTAATATCATCAGCCAATATAGGCAATCCATTCCCCAACTTCTTCATCATTGCCCAAAGCACCTTCCTCAACAACTACAGCGCGGCCGGCAATACCACCTGGGCAAAGTTCACCGAGGTCGCCGCGGTACCCGAACCGGCATCGGCTTGGCTGATGATCGCGGGCGCGACCGGCCTATGGAGCAGGAAAGCCCGCCCCCCGCGCCGGAAATCAGCGGCGGCTTGA